From the Francisella frigiditurris genome, one window contains:
- a CDS encoding recombinase family protein translates to MLIGYTRVSKSDGSQSIDLQKEALIEAGVSCDNIYSDYCSGRKAERQGLDACIKALRKHDTLIIWKLGRLGRSLHDLVNLVQKLSDKDIGLKILSGKGANIDTTTPTGKMFFGFFAVLAEFERDLIIERTKAGLESARARGKKGGRKHTLTKSQIRLAQASMSKKETVVSELCKKLSITRPTLYRYVAPDGTLRENAEKVLYLK, encoded by the coding sequence ATGTTAATAGGTTATACGAGAGTTTCTAAGTCTGATGGATCACAAAGTATAGACTTACAAAAAGAGGCTTTGATAGAAGCAGGTGTTAGTTGTGATAATATCTATTCTGATTACTGCTCAGGTAGAAAAGCTGAACGACAAGGTTTAGATGCTTGCATAAAAGCATTAAGAAAACATGATACTTTAATTATATGGAAGCTTGGTAGATTAGGAAGAAGCCTACATGATTTAGTGAATTTAGTTCAAAAGCTCTCAGATAAAGATATTGGTCTAAAAATACTAAGTGGAAAAGGTGCTAATATAGATACAACAACACCAACTGGTAAAATGTTTTTTGGATTCTTTGCTGTATTAGCAGAGTTTGAACGAGACTTGATTATTGAAAGAACAAAAGCTGGTTTGGAATCTGCTAGAGCTAGAGGCAAGAAAGGTGGTAGAAAACATACATTAACTAAATCACAAATTAGATTGGCTCAGGCTTCTATGAGTAAAAAAGAAACAGTGGTTAGTGAACTATGTAAAAAGCTTAGTATTACAAGACCAACACTATATAGATACGTGGCTCCGGATGGTACTCTGAGAGAAAATGCTGAAAAGGTATTGTATCTAAAATGA
- a CDS encoding DUF4158 domain-containing protein produces the protein MLYKYIYILYKFTLGIYISTIERTTYPRYSNKIKIKQEELDEFYSLTFDDIKLINKHTRKEQTKLNLAIQLKTFQSLVLSQTDCVIV, from the coding sequence ATGTTATACAAATATATATATATTTTATATAAATTTACACTAGGAATTTATATATCCACTATTGAAAGAACTACATACCCTAGATATTCAAATAAAATAAAGATTAAACAAGAAGAGTTGGATGAGTTTTATAGCCTAACCTTTGATGATATTAAGCTAATAAATAAACATACAAGAAAAGAGCAGACAAAGCTAAATTTAGCAATTCAATTAAAGACATTTCAAAGTCTGGTTCTATCGCAAACTGACTGCGTCATAGTATAG
- a CDS encoding IS6 family transposase — protein sequence MLDFTGRHFAKLIILQALRWYLSYPLSYRHVEEMMKERGVNVDHSTINRWVIKYVRELEDVFSNSFRKYDSYVSWMRHILDIKDLYRAIDIHGDTLEFMLSDKRDEKAARKFFKKTIGKHGLPEKVNVDKSGANEAALLTINIFLFLLGIWYTHGIEIRQNKLLNNLIEQDHRNIKRLTRPILGFKVWDSMESTIADYEMVNMIKKGQHINAGTMTVWDQFYAIAA from the coding sequence ATGTTAGATTTTACTGGAAGGCATTTCGCTAAATTAATAATACTGCAAGCATTGCGTTGGTACTTATCATATCCACTTAGTTATAGACATGTAGAGGAGATGATGAAAGAGCGAGGAGTTAATGTTGATCATAGTACTATCAACCGCTGGGTTATAAAGTATGTAAGAGAGTTAGAGGATGTCTTTAGTAACTCTTTTCGCAAATATGACAGCTATGTAAGTTGGATGAGACATATCTTAGATATAAAGGATTTATATAGAGCTATAGATATACATGGTGACACCTTGGAGTTTATGCTATCTGATAAAAGAGATGAGAAAGCAGCACGTAAATTCTTTAAGAAAACCATTGGTAAGCATGGCTTGCCTGAGAAAGTTAATGTAGATAAATCTGGAGCTAATGAAGCAGCTTTATTGACTATCAATATCTTTTTGTTTTTATTGGGCATTTGGTATACACACGGTATAGAGATTAGGCAAAATAAGCTTTTGAATAATTTGATAGAGCAAGATCATAGGAATATTAAACGATTGACACGACCCATTTTAGGTTTTAAAGTATGGGATTCTATGGAATCTACTATAGCAGATTACGAGATGGTTAATATGATTAAAAAAGGTCAGCACATTAATGCTGGAACTATGACTGTATGGGATCAATTTTATGCTATAGCAGCATAA